TATCCCCTTGAAAGaccaaacaaacaaacaaatgataaataccataattattatgcttgatcagaggccgtgGCTACTAAATGTTGGAAGaggaggccactgttcaagagaggCGTTTATTAGGGTACTAACATGCAccccagctaattcaacaacctttatAGTTTGTCATCAACATTATTTTCACCTGAACTCAATTGCTTGATAATGCATGAGGGGCAAAGAGATTCCCTCTTTGGTTCGTGGCTGGTCAACATCACGTTTTAAATGAGGGTCCTAACGATAACATGCATGGAATCAATATCGATCGCCTGCTCACTTTCTACGTACTTGTGATcatgattatataattatttattctcCCTCCCCCAACAGTATACCTTTACGCTGGATAAGAGGGTGGAAATGTTCCTTAAGAAGACAGCTGGGAAGACGTTACCAACTGTCGTGTACCCTGAACCGGGTCTACTGTAATAGGCAATGGATAAATGTTTCACTGTAGTGCCTGATAAATGGACAGGCCTGCATGGGTGCAGACGTCAAGCACTATATAACATAGTATTCCGTGTGTCATGCAACGTATCTTGATGGCCAACATTTTGAAATGCAGTATACAAAGGACAcgaaattataattaattatagcaaaaAAATGTCTATCTCTAATATATTTATTAACACAAAACAATCAAAATTGCTAACAGCAGTTATATAACTATAGAATACATTGCCTACGAAAGTTTAGGGGTAACTTTAAGTTAGCTAAATAAGACAGTTCATACTTCATCATTGTTTATGGGGGcaatttctgtgtgtgtaacaaTGGGATCACGGTTGACGCTCGTAGAGGGAGGGGCCGGGGtgtagtcctctgtggtgaggggggctagTTCATCCAAGTAGGATAGTCTCAGCTGGTCAGACCTCGTGGCtgatctgatgatgggaggagtgatgtaacgatcagggtcagcttcttccatGGCTCTATCAGTGTAAGGTTGGTCCACGGGTACGTGTCTTTGCTCATAGTTGTCGACTACTTCAAGAAATCAATCGTCATCGTTTATTTGCTGATAATTTTCCCGGCTATTGTTAGCTTGTTGGAGTCTCATGTCTGCAACTCCAGCTCTTAAGTTCCTTATGGTGTCCTCTATCTTCAGCCATGTATTGAGCTTCTTGAGCACGAATTGGTAGAAATGGTAGCAAAGGGTTGTCACAAACAGAATGAATGATATAGCTATCGAAGTATTGGCTAGTGCTGACTGATTTTTCTTTGTATTTTTGACATAGAAGGTGCCAAATGCAAAAATAGCAACATTGAGTAGATAGAGAGTTTCAAGGGAACCACAGAACTTATTTTTATAAGAACGATTATTCAGTAGTTTCCATCCAATCAGTCCAACTGATAGAACCCCAGATGATAGAATAGGGAGAGACGTGTCTGGAGCCATGGCAACTACTAGATTATGAGTAATCAGAGCAaagaggagcagtcccacccaatagcgatgcttgggagtgaatggagcatggtatgcatcCATGAAGCCAATGTATTTTGTGTTCTCAGTCCATTTAAAAACCTTTGAACAGCGaggaaaccattgtccaaaaACGAGCAATACAGTGAACAATCCACCGGCAATGAGAATTATGGCGGCTGCAACAAACCGAGGGATGTGATTGATAGTGAAGTATTTCACATTGCTATTGTACAGCCAAACTATTTCGTTTGTATCATCAGGATAATCTAAGACCCTGTGTTGTagtgcagcaatgataaaACGCAAGAAtttggaataagagagtagCTAGGACAagtgtgcctagggcagcaacaggattcctgttggagaggagctttgcaaatgagttAAAGTACTTGCTCAAAATGATTACAAGAAACATTAGAAGAAACACGTAAGCTGGGaagacaagttgaaggagtacttttgcttgagagttcattccattGTAAAAGCATGTTTCGATTCCCATgtcaagattcacccatgatACAAAAACTGTTAAAAAGTTGTTTAAATTAGGAAAGAAAATTGCTGTATTAGCAGCTACTATGTTGGCGTAGAAAATGAGGCCATGAATAtttccagttgctatagtgatgttgagcacGAGAATTAAAGCAACTAGCAATATGCCAGCCAGCGCAAATGGAATTAGTAGAAGAAGGTAAAGATCAGAGCATTCTATACAGTTTGACGTGGCCAACACAAGACTTAGTCCTGGTttacattctccacacaataccccacttcgattgtaggcacactGTTCGTCAGGGTTGCTTAGACTGATGTTGACTGGTTTTTCTACGCAAtagtcaaatgtacagttactAATAACATACGTTCCATTGGTGGTATTTATGAATTCTATCCATATGTTGGTATTACTTTCAAGCGTTATGGTACCATTTTTCTCAGAACAGTTTGTTATCGGATATCCTTGTTGCAAGaatggatcacagtcacacttgcatTCAGTATCGGATCGAGTTGGTTTGAGTCCAATTGGGCATGTGCAGGGCAGAAAAGAAATATTGATAAGTTGtcttgaaattcccaaattaATGCATGGACCTTCAGCATACagttccacttgagcagagttgtcttgtgagaatacattgtactctaattctgtgcactgattgccaactGTTTGTTTTTCCTGTCCTTCGTTGAGACGATCAAATCCATTCTCACTGACAACAGAACTGCGAATTGTGGCATTCATTGGATTTCCAACttggtcaacagccataaTGCTGATTTTAAACAAGTGTCCCTTTCTAGTAGAAATACTGCCATTATTACAAAAGATTACTTTAACAGGTCTCAAAGAAATTGATAACTCGCTGGGGGATTTTACGATATTATTTATGTAATTCAATCCAGGTCCATTTGAAGAAATGTGATATTCAGCAAATTTACttactgtacacctgtccaaTAGACCTCCGTAGATgtctgctcctgactgggtagctgtgttgttagtcATGAATGTGTTGAAATAGTTTGGATTATTGCCTATCCCATACAGGTTAATAGTTTGAATAAAACAATCAACAAAAATGGTTTGTCTGGATTCTGTGCCCTCTCCTCTGCAGGTACCACTCTCAGTGTCATCCGCTACGAATATCCCCCCTCCATGCTGTGCCGAGTTGTTGTTAATCATTAACTTGACATACAATAATTGATAGTTAGAACTATTAGCCAGATATTCGAAGACTTCTTTAAACAGGTATAGTTTTGAACTTTGCTGTAGGTACACTCCACCTCCTTTAGCTTTAGCTGTGTTTGAGTCAATGTTGACGTATGATTGCGTTAGTTTAATGGTTGTAGCTGCTGCATAAATACCTCCACCATTATTCTCTGCAATATTGTCAACAATCTCACTTTGTTTATTTGATCGGAATTCAACTTTACTGGAATATGCATAAATTCCTCCACCATCCtggtgtgctgtgttgtgaTAGATCTCTATTGGCTTGGTTATAAAGAGTGTACTCTCTCCTAGAAATATCCCTCCTCCAgaggtagctgtgttgttggtTATGATTGTTCTTTCTGTGTTAATGTACATTTCACTCTGGACTGCTTTAATGGCTCCACCCAACACACCACCACGATTGTTACTGAGTCTTGTAGGTCCGTTAAACTTGACTCGACTATTGAAAATatcaatcgctccaccatggTCAGCACTGTTATTTGTCAACATGCTGTCAGAGAAGGACACATTACTTAAGTAAAcaccaatcgctccaccagagtcagctctgttgtttgtcagtgtaCTGTTGGAGATTGACGCACTGCTTGAGGAAATATAAATTGTTCCACCAATGTCAGCACTATTGTTTGTCAGCACACTGTTGGTGATGGACACCACACTGTTTGAGGAAACGTAAATCGCTCCACTACTGCTGTTAGCACCGTTGTTTGCTAGCATACTGTTGAAGATGGACACGCTGCTTGAGGAAAtataaatcgctccaccatagtcagctctgttgtttgttagcGTACTGCCAGAGATGGAAACACTACCTCTGTAAACATGAATAACTCCACCACTATGGTCAGCtatgttgtttgtcagtgtaCTGCAGGAGATGGATACACTACTTGAGAAAACATAAATTGTTCCACCAAAgacagctctgttgtttgtcagcacACTGTTGGTGATGGACACCACACTGCTTGAAGAAAtgtaaatcgctccaccactaCTGTTAGCACCGTTGTTTGCTAGCACACTGTTAGATATGGACACACTGCTTGAGGAAGAAgcataaatcgctccaccatagtcagctctgttgtttaTCAGTGTACTGTCAGAGATGGATACACTGCCTGAGGAaacataaatcgctccaccaccaTGGTCAGCtatgttgtttgtcagtgtaCTGCTGGAGATGGATACACTACTTGAGGAAACACTAATCGTTCCACCTAACTCGTAAGCACCATTGTTTTTCAGCACACTGtcggagatggacacactgccaataccaatcgctccaccaaaCTGAAAAGCTTTGTTATTTATAAAGTTACACCAAGTGATAACTACAGTACCAGATACCATTTCTACTGCTCTTCCACTCTCAGTACTCTTGTAGTTGAACTCTGTGTTGTTGATCAGTGCGTTTTTTGATTGAATGTCAACCACACCTCCATCATTTCTAGTGAACATACTATTTTTTATGTGCACATTATCAGCCTCAACATGCAGTGCCTGACCAGTGTTGTTCACAAATACGATGCATTCAATTTTTGTGGTATGAGTATTAGCAATTTTAACTATGTGGGTTTCCGCCTGATTGAGTAATTCAAAGTTCATAAAGTAGCAGTTGTTGATATAGACATCGTGCACATCGTCAATGATCAAGCCTTGATGTGAGTTTAGTGGTCCATAATTTGCTCCAACGAAACTCAAGTTTTTAATAATCGTTTTGGTAATACTAATGAAACGTATTTCGCCATTGCTATAGAATCTCACAACAGCTGTACTTTTGTTCTGACTGGTGATATGTACATGTGAAAAATTACGAATCAATAACTGCTCAGTtaacacatgatctccaggtaaaaagctcaaggtgagaaTATCTCCTCCAGATAACAAgtctgtttgaacaagctgctccAAAGTAAAACAAGTTCCATTTCCATAGTTATTACTGCAAAAGTCggttgaatccactggcacaatgtgatagtgctcactccAGCAGCTAGAGTAAATAGCAGTACTAACCAACTGAGAATATTTCTAGACAGCATACTGATTTTGCAGTTTCTGTTTAGAGTCACTACTtttgctagatctatatagctagtaaACGTTCTGCAGTCTTATATTATGCGCTAACTCTAACCCGAAATCAAAAACATTCCCTATTTGCTTGGAACCCTAATTAATGTTGTGCAAAATAGGCAAAATAGGTATTATATTTTGATTGTGGGTTATCCCACAGTTCTCAGCCCTTCCTTAATAGGGCATGATGCCACATCTTggtacactgttaaaaatgtgGTGCTATTGTAACACCCAAAAGTGGGTAAAACCATTGTACCAAATATATGGCACTCATATATGGAGTTATTACAGCACCAGATTTTAGTGTTATTAAAACACTCATTTTGGAGTTGTAACAGCATGAAAATGTGCTGTACTTGCACTTTCTTGGAGTTACTGCAACTCCAAACTGTGTGTAACTTTTACAACTACACCTACAATGGTGTTATTAAAGCACTGGGGATGGGTGCTGCTGTTACTACAGGTACAGTTGTCATTGCTACTCTTCATGCAAAGCAtaaaatattgcatgcatgcttattgcACTTCTCGATAAGCTCATGCACTTGACTTAAatgacgtaacataattatagcatgtgcATAATGATATATGCATCACGATAGCATACAATAAAAGTATGAAGATATGTATACCTATAACCTCATAAAGTGTTTAATAACTACGACCACAATACACTTAGGCAGTTCGGGAccttaaaaataaaaaataaaagggTGCCATGCAGACATGCACGTGCATGGGTACTAAAATGTCAAAAACATAGTACAAGAGTTTCATAGAATGAATCTACTTCATACACTTCTTTCTCTACGATGACGAAGTAGTTCCTTGATCCAGATTCAATAGCACTTTTTCTACCTTGAACGAACGTTGCATGTCAtccacctgcatgtatatattatgatGGGATAAGGATGGGGCTCACAAAAACAGTAGGCAGTGATATAAGTGAGTAGGAGACAATTATTCAAATAAGCCGAAAGCCTAACACTTTAACAACTGTTGTCACCTCTTCCAAATAtccagtgtgcatgcattactgtgtataattatatataatgtatGATGACAGGGTTATTCTCGTTATAATAAGCAtatacccccccacacaggatGAATTCAAGGGCAACAGAAGAATCTGTTCTCAAGTATCAAGTATTTGTAACTGTTTATGCATTACATACGTGGAGCAGCAGCTTGACAAATATCATTTGTACTGCATCCTTCTTCGTACAGTATTATCTTCAGAACTGaataaaaaaaatgtatgtttgAAGATATGGGTTTCTATTTACCATTAGATTGTGACTGCACCAGTGACTGCATAGTCTTCGACCAGCTCCTGTAGCTTAACATTGTTCTCCTTTGTTCGAATTCTTTCCAATTTACCTCAAAAGTAAATCTATAGGTATCTTTCCTGTAATTTCAAAAAATGCTATTACTACTGCAAACATTTACAGCTATATGCTTGaacacaataatgattaataGTGAACTTACATAGACATAATCGGTCAGTGGTGGatagtatatacacacatctgTAACTGCTGGTCGATCATATCACTCGATCCTGATAGCACCTTTGTTACGCTTTGTTTTTGGACTATTCCTTTTAAAGAGCAGTGGTTTATCTTTGGACAGATATTGAATCTCAATTTGCGACGCATATTCTTTAACCTCGTTTAAATAGCTCGACTCCATGAACCCTGCATGAAAAGAGTACCTATAGCTCTTACGATGCGATAATTTTGTAAGAAACAACCATTATCTTGTTGTCATTGGAAATTAATTTAACAATAATCGGAagacaaaaattataattatgatgatttgtaTGCAAATGTAGATACGTGCGAAAAACCAGTCTGACAGGAAAGTGTTCCTAACGCTCAACATACATCTAACTGACGGACacgtgcccacaaagcccaacatatcagactgacagacaagtgcccacaaagcccaacatatcagactgacggacagctgcccacaaagcccaacatatcagactgacggacagctgcccacaaagcccaacatatcagactgacggacagctgcccacaaagcccaacatatcagactgacggacagctgcccacaaagcccagcATATCAGAcggacggacagctgcccacaaagcccaacatatcagactgacggacagctgcccacaaagcccaacaagaattattatatagttacaatTATAGTAGTGAGTAGTAGACTTGCAGTCTGTCTATGTCAAGCTTTTTAGCACAACAATGGTTTTGCAGCAACTTACTCTATAGTTCCGAGTCAAAGCAGTGTGCCATCTTGCAGTGTAGTACATCTAGCAACTTAGTCCATGTAGTACCAGAGCacagtacagagctagagTAGGCCTGGCGCCTTCGTACAGTTAAGGTGCACGCAGCTGTGTGCAGAGACTCTCATGCAGGCAGCTGTCTATCACACGGTTCACGTGAGATCAGTGCTGCACGTCTACCACCCAcgattttgttttgtttatgtaGTCTTGGCTACCCACCACGCATTTGAGTCTGTGCTcatcaattaattatgatcataTCATCAGTGTATGCCCTTGCATGGAAGAGGGGAGGGGTGGGAGCAAAGTAAGAGTTAAATTTGCAGGGCAACTGTACGAGTAGAAAGAACACACTATAAGCCAGCTACTTTGCTAAATACAGGATGTATGATTTTTCAGACGATTGAATTGTTAATAATTACTGTTGGGCATTAATTTGTCCGTTAGCGTGACATGCACATAGTCTAGTCCTCAATAGATGTTGCAACTTCAAACACATAGTTTTACAGTAACTAATAATGATAACTATAGTACTGGTTCATCACATAAGTTATAAATACTGAATAGCTAAAATATTGCCGGTACACTTGAAAAGTGCACTAATTTTTTCTTGGAAAGTTCCTCACAGGGCCGATTGTTCCGTCATCAGTACAAGTGTGCTGCTTCACccctgtatacataattacgcATGTGATTAGAATTTATACTGAATAAGTATAATAAATaaggtgactataattataatctataCTTGCATGCTTGAATacaaaggtataataattataccagataTTCAACTATTTTAATGGAACGGGTTTGTTACTATATAAGCAACTATTTATttacacatgcaactacacGAATCATTATAGACTGGCCTTGatttgcatgcaggtgatTTGTAGAGGTGCTTACATTGCACCATGTATAGTGCTACAATCACACAATTTTTATTTGAGTAACACCATCTGGTGTATAGTTAGAGTAATATGATTTTAACAACTAGGTaagtgcatgcacaacactGTTTAAAATGTTCCACAAGCACTTTTAAGTGTATAATAGCACCCTTTATTGTTCTAGTAACACGTAGCAGTTACGACTGCACTCTTAGTGTTGTGATATACATTGTAGCACCATTAGGTGAGTGTTGGCATAGCACTTTGGGTGCTATTGTAACTacccatttttaacagtgtacatGTCGATCTAGGTGTGAGAGAGGAATATGATACGGATAGTCCTCGATCAACGTCTGCCATGCAtttgtgtgaggtgtgtaatGTAATATATTATACTGCTTCAGGTATGCGCATGTGCTGCTCCTAGATTAGCTAATAATAGTatacattacataattatgcagtggTGTAgaaagagggggggggggcttcaggGGCTGGAGCCTCCCCCATCTTTCTAGGCTATTAAGTAGATATGACTTATCAAGCTGCACTATTATATGTACAGATAGCCATACTTTTCCATTAAAAAAAACTAGAGCACCCCCATTGAGAAATCGCTTCTTACGCCACtgttatatagatctatactgcATAATCTTCAACTCACTTGCTTAATGGATGTTGCACTCTAAGTTTCGGTTCAGAGTCACTACTTTTCCAGTCAAGGTTTTTCTCTGGTGCATGTGCaatcactattattataattatagtgatgtacTTAATATACAATATTGTAATTCCCAGCCACCaaaacagaacaaaactaCCAACTTTTTCCCCCCacatctatatatacagcaaATGGTTTCAAGGCAAcgaagtatatatatagttattacATATACCACGTTTGATCATTCATATATATAACATAATTTGATACCACACATAACAACACAAAGTTCCAAAGGTATAGTGTTAATAAGAGGGATGCAGTCCAATCAGGGCATGCAATGGGTAGTGCTTTAGGTGAAATTTCCAGTATAATATATAGgctataatcatagatagtagaggggagggattggaaacatctCAGGTGACCAATGTATTGCCCTAGAGAATTCTGACACTATGCGTGTTGCATTCCGCAAGTGTTGATTGCGATTGATTGCGAGCCAGCTGCAAAGACAGAGGAGAAGAAACTGAAGAAAACTGCAGTAAGCACTGGCAGAGctagtatgtatgtacattatccatagTAAATGTATGGTTTACATCATTTACCTAATTTATTTGATCATCAGAGGTCCATGTAGCActattttacatgtatttagctGGGAATTTGAAGGTATGAAACTTTGTGGGGGGATATCTTGAGCTAGGAAGTAGCCATGGTTGCTTGAGAGTGATCACAGTGTAGAGGAAGCATTGAAATATGCCTTAGGCATAGCTAAGTTGAGAATTATGCTGTTAA
The Halichondria panicea chromosome 11, odHalPani1.1, whole genome shotgun sequence DNA segment above includes these coding regions:
- the LOC135344417 gene encoding probable outer membrane protein pmp20, with translation MNFELLNQAETHIVKIANTHTTKIECIVFVNNTGQALHVEADNVHIKNSMFTRNDGGVVDIQSKNALINNTEFNYKSTESGRAVEMVSGTVVITWCNFINNKAFQFGGAIGIGSVSISDSVLKNNGAYELGGTISVSSSSVSISSSTLTNNIADHGGGAIYVSSGSVSISDSTLINNRADYGGAIYASSSSSVSISNSVLANNGANSSGGAIYISSSSVVSITNSVLTNNRAVFGGTIYVFSSSVSISCSTLTNNIADHSGGVIHVYRGSVSISGSTLTNNRADYGGAIYISSSSVSIFNSMLANNGANSSSGAIYVSSNSVVSITNSVLTNNSADIGGTIYISSSSASISNSTLTNNRADSGGAIGVYLSNVSFSDSMLTNNSADHGGAIDIFNSRVKFNGPTRLSNNRGGVLGGAIKAVQSEMYINTERTIITNNTATSGGGIFLGESTLFITKPIEIYHNTAHQDGGGIYAYSSKVEFRSNKQSEIVDNIAENNGGGIYAAATTIKLTQSYVNIDSNTAKAKGGGVYLQQSSKLYLFKEVFEYLANSSNYQLLYVKLMINNNSAQHGGGIFVADDTESGTCRGEGTESRQTIFVDCFIQTINLYGIGNNPNYFNTFMTNNTATQSGADIYGGLLDRCTVSKFAEYHISSNGPGLNYINNIVKSPSELSISLRPVKVIFCNNGSISTRKGHLFKISIMAVDQVGNPMNATIRSSVVSENGFDRLNEGQEKQTVGNQCTELEYNVFSQDNSAQVELYAEGPCINLGISRQLINISFLPCTCPIGLKPTRSDTECKCDCDPFLQQGYPITNCSEKNGTITLESNTNIWIEFINTTNGTYVISNCTFDYCVEKPVNISLSNPDEQCAYNRSGVLCGECKPGLSLVLATSNCIECSDLYLLLLIPFALAGILLVALILVLNITIATGNIHGLIFYANIVAANTAIFFPNLNNFLTVFVSWVNLDMGIETCFYNGMNSQAKVLLQLVFPAYVFLLMFLVIILSKYFNSFAKLLSNRNPVAALGTLVLATLLFQILAFYHCCTTTQGLRLS